The Pseudoalteromonas xiamenensis genome includes a window with the following:
- a CDS encoding IS110 family transposase, giving the protein MALYCGIDLHSNNHVIVVNNENDKAVFSKRIADDLSLYLEYFTPFKEQLVGAAVESTFNWYWLVDGLAANGFQMLLVNTAVVKQYEGLKYSGDFKDAFHLAHLKRLGILPKGYIYPKKHRAVRDMLRRRI; this is encoded by the coding sequence ATGGCACTTTACTGTGGCATTGATTTACATTCAAATAATCACGTGATTGTTGTTAACAATGAGAACGATAAAGCCGTTTTCTCAAAACGCATCGCTGATGATCTTTCACTGTACTTGGAATACTTTACGCCCTTTAAAGAACAATTAGTCGGCGCGGCTGTCGAGTCAACATTCAATTGGTACTGGTTGGTCGATGGTTTAGCCGCAAATGGCTTTCAGATGCTATTGGTCAATACGGCTGTGGTTAAACAATATGAAGGGCTTAAATATTCGGGTGATTTTAAAGATGCCTTTCACCTTGCCCACTTGAAGCGTTTAGGAATTTTGCCTAAGGGGTACATCTACCCTAAAAAACATCGAGCGGTGCGTGATATGTTGCGCAGAAGAATATAG